One segment of Thermosipho atlanticus DSM 15807 DNA contains the following:
- a CDS encoding lysophospholipid acyltransferase family protein — protein MQPIWLLRPVLAPFFKKHYNLILKGNFPSPPFLLIANHTHTFDPLFISTFFKMPICWVVAKGNFNRIIIGPLFKSLKFISKQKGEPDIGTIRGILRNLKDGNVVGIFPEGSVTWDGNFQELPSGTDKLLEMVKVPIVSIRIKGGYLSNPRWANYGRKGKIILEVKQFHGKEALDFIKHNE, from the coding sequence ATGCAGCCAATATGGCTTCTGAGACCTGTTTTAGCTCCTTTTTTCAAAAAACATTACAATTTAATTCTTAAAGGAAATTTCCCATCTCCCCCCTTCCTTTTAATTGCAAATCACACACATACATTTGATCCTCTGTTTATTAGTACATTTTTTAAAATGCCAATTTGTTGGGTAGTTGCTAAAGGTAATTTTAATAGAATCATAATAGGTCCTTTATTTAAGTCTTTAAAATTTATTTCTAAACAAAAAGGTGAGCCAGATATAGGAACAATTAGAGGTATCTTAAGAAATTTAAAAGACGGAAATGTAGTAGGTATTTTTCCGGAAGGCTCGGTTACCTGGGATGGAAATTTTCAAGAACTACCATCGGGAACAGATAAATTGTTAGAAATGGTCAAAGTACCAATTGTATCTATAAGAATTAAGGGAGGATATCTATCAAATCCTAGATGGGCAAATTATGGTAGAAAAGGAAAAATAATTTTAGAAGTAAAACAATTTCATGGAAAAGAAGCATTAGATTTTATAAAACACAATGAATAG
- a CDS encoding DUF4438 domain-containing protein — protein MRTNKESVVKLSIMVGVAHPVTRVPVLDKDGNVYYFPGVGGITYNFGLGDNAFKMHGDHIEPDVSAKNNDKNFNDTCMSLACIGNSAEVVSGDAKGMKGYVIGKHGGIQHILIYFENKEKLMIGDKILIKAWGQGLELLDYPDVKVFNIDPELFERLPIEERFGKIIVPVVAEIPAHLTGSGIGASNPISMDYDINTHDMEEIRKYQIDKIRIGDIVAIKDHYNGYGIGGFRKGAVSIGVVVHSNCIKTGHGPGIVVIMTSPNDSIITEKVDKMNIKDYL, from the coding sequence ATGCGAACAAATAAAGAAAGTGTTGTGAAACTTTCTATAATGGTAGGAGTTGCTCATCCTGTAACAAGAGTTCCTGTTCTGGACAAAGATGGAAATGTTTATTATTTCCCCGGAGTTGGTGGAATAACTTACAATTTTGGTCTAGGAGATAATGCGTTCAAGATGCATGGTGATCACATAGAACCTGATGTATCGGCAAAGAATAATGACAAAAATTTTAATGATACTTGTATGTCTCTTGCATGTATTGGTAACAGTGCAGAAGTTGTTTCAGGTGATGCGAAAGGAATGAAAGGTTACGTAATAGGGAAACATGGAGGAATACAGCATATTTTGATTTATTTTGAAAATAAAGAAAAATTAATGATTGGTGACAAAATTTTAATAAAAGCTTGGGGGCAAGGATTAGAGCTTCTGGATTATCCTGATGTTAAAGTTTTTAACATTGATCCTGAGTTATTTGAAAGATTGCCAATAGAAGAAAGGTTTGGAAAAATCATTGTTCCTGTTGTTGCAGAAATTCCTGCTCATTTAACAGGATCAGGGATAGGAGCTTCTAATCCGATAAGTATGGACTATGATATAAATACTCATGATATGGAAGAGATTAGAAAATACCAAATTGATAAAATAAGAATAGGAGATATTGTAGCTATCAAAGATCACTATAATGGATACGGAATTGGTGGTTTTAGAAAAGGGGCTGTATCTATTGGGGTTGTTGTTCATTCAAATTGTATAAAGACTGGCCATGGCCCGGGAATAGTCGTTATAATGACCTCTCCTAATGATAGTATAATTACTGAAAAAGTGGATAAAATGAATATAAAAGATTATTTGTGA
- a CDS encoding HesA/MoeB/ThiF family protein, which produces MLDVSRHIKLYQKLSHKIKNSNILVAGAGGLGSTVLQNLVRIGFKNITIYDPKEIDPPDLNRQILFDSTDIGKSKVQVAKEKLLKINPECNIDIFPEKITKHTKLNKHFDIIFDCLDNTESRFDLDELSLKYKVPLIHGSVEEYRGEITVIYPGITKSLKEIFLGYYSTQCWQVIPPTVLIAASFQVSEGLKILEGNFEDALLNKILFFDILHNDFEIINVKGIKDHK; this is translated from the coding sequence ATGTTAGATGTATCAAGGCATATAAAACTATATCAAAAATTATCACATAAAATAAAAAACAGCAACATTCTTGTTGCAGGTGCTGGAGGACTTGGTTCAACAGTTCTGCAAAATCTAGTAAGAATTGGATTCAAAAACATAACAATTTATGATCCAAAAGAAATAGATCCCCCAGACTTAAATAGACAAATATTATTTGATAGCACTGATATTGGAAAAAGCAAAGTACAAGTTGCTAAAGAAAAATTGTTGAAAATTAATCCCGAGTGTAATATAGATATATTTCCTGAAAAAATTACCAAACACACAAAATTAAACAAACATTTTGACATAATCTTTGATTGCCTTGATAATACTGAAAGCAGATTCGATCTCGATGAACTTTCATTAAAGTACAAAGTGCCTTTGATTCATGGTTCTGTAGAAGAGTATAGAGGTGAAATAACAGTAATATACCCAGGAATAACTAAATCTCTAAAAGAGATTTTCTTAGGATATTATTCTACCCAATGTTGGCAAGTAATCCCTCCTACAGTATTAATTGCAGCTTCTTTTCAAGTATCCGAAGGTCTAAAAATTCTTGAAGGAAATTTCGAGGACGCATTATTAAATAAGATATTATTTTTTGACATTCTTCATAATGATTTTGAAATAATAAACGTGAAAGGAATCAAAGATCACAAATAA